The Mytilus edulis chromosome 5, xbMytEdul2.2, whole genome shotgun sequence genomic interval GGAGTAGTTACCTCAAATCTATGTATAAACTGCAACCAGATCGAAAGTGTAGAGCATTATatgttaaattgtaaattattcaatttagaaaggaaaattttatttgaaaaactaaaaaagttaaatgTTACTTATTTTTCACTTAAAAATTTACTAAAAGGTTATAATTTTGCTCCCATTTATGAATATGTGCTGAGTACGAAAAGACTACATtatgtcaacattttttttttttttttttttttttttagattttattagtttttatctGAACTAAATTCAAATGCTgtattttgttttaccttttacatataattcatataaaaaaaatagggatCTACCTATATTAGGGAGAATTCAATTTCTGCCccaggaaaaaaaaaaatttgttaaatttgttaatGAATACTTTTAATAGTTAAAGACATATCATGCCATATTCACCTACATCAAAACACCAGGATAGCTACCTTCACTATATAGAAAGAAATACACAAAAGAAACTCTTTGCCTAAGATAAGGAACAGTACTCACCAAGAGAGCGATAACTTTAATTTTTCAACTCGACCTCGATTAAGAATTCACTACTTACGTAGCTACAGAATTAATTTTCAAtacattcattttcatatttaagctgctaaatttattacactttttttttttaatattcaagtaTTAATTCATGTTAAGTCATCGACACAACATATAGACAAGTAGATTAGCGGTGCCAACCAGTGGTCACCCCCTGACATGGTAGTCGTGATATACAGGGTATGAaattatgttaaatatttaaCCAGATTGTCGTGTATGTAGCTTGTTTAACAATGGCGTCAGCACAAGTACATCGAATGTACTTACGGGAAAAACAAGCAAGTACAATTCAAACTGGAATCCTTGAGCATCCTagtaaattaatataaaagtatatagtcCCGTGTTTTATTATAGaaataagttaatttatttttctttatatatatatatatataattttatatatatatatatatatatacatatatatacaatttggCTTTCTTGGGGGGTATATCATGAAACAGTTTTTGCATTTCGAGATCTAGACAGTGGCATGTCCTCTGCCTGACTGATCACCAGACAGAGAACAGGTCAATGTCTGGTTCCAGTTTGCAATTAACCTACACTACCATGGTTAGTACCTCCGTGGGATAGTGCGTATACACGATTCTCACGGGACCACTGGCTGGGGCAACTGATCAAAACTTAAGTCGTATATTTCATAAGCAAATAAGTAACACCtgattaaaaacaacaaatgagcGACACACTAGGTTCTTGTTAAACTCACAAcaaaagtcataaaaaaaaaacattaagtaaattcttttttcttttttttttgaaagaaaacaacATTAGGAACATAAAGGGCGCAATTTCCAGTAGGAAAGCCGTCCTTAAAAAGCCCACAGAAGAAGTAGTTTTCGTTAAcgcatcagtggcggatccaagggggggggggtccgggggttggaaccccacttttttttggacgatcaatgcataatttgaatgggagcatatagttggaccccccctttttactcTTGGTTGGGAACCCACCTTTTTAaattgctggatccgccactaagACTGATATTCATGCAggtcaaatgcaaaaaaaatggtaGCAACAATACAGGATCATACATcatcatgccaagaaattgcctccgttgaaattctgcaaatatcccatagagcaaattacatggatgattaatattgaccatttggtatatggtcGTGTTCTTAGCGAgacgtacatgaaggtcataaattaatttgttgaatgaaattaaatctaTATCtactaatgggtgccgtaggaCGTCCACCGATATTTTTAGCTaggatttcttggcatgaaatatcaaaatttcaaccAACTTCAATAGGAACATATATTAGATATCCTGACTGTTCCCAGGTTAAACATATTCTGTTAACATTTATCATACATCatgacaacaaaataaaataaaaatcagaacGAACGaacacaatagaccaaaatgctAGGGCGTACGTGACTCAAGGCGAACGGACCCGTTATTCTCTCTTTCGCTTCCTTTTAAATATTCGGTTAATAGATATCCCATAAATCTCCCGGTCAAACGCGCCTTTCAAGGGAGACAAAGCAATAATAACAATGAATATTGACAGGTCGAGTACATTTGAACTTTACAAAACAAGTGTTGATGACTCCAAGCAACAGAGATGTGCAGTtgttatttcaaaaatcaaaatttgttaaaGTTGAACCTGACATTATTTCTATAAATGGTATTCCGTGTTAACTAGAGTTTTTACCTGTTTAGAGAGTGATTTACAGAAAGGTGtaatatctattaatatataatttatatatatataatatatatatataaatatatgacgAGGCCAGGTATTATATTTTCCAGAGTGGCAGCTACTTCATCTGACAAAAAGAACTCATCAAGTTAGTATTTTTAACGagttatatttatgttttcaCAACTTTTGTCATGTTATCAATTTGatgatttattattaatgttaATTAGTAATGTTTATCAACAATAAGAACAcctggttaaaaaaaaatcagatgataagcatgataagaatAAAACACCATAAACTTTACTGATGTTACAAGatcattttgtacattttacAGATAGCAATGGCAGAGTATGATCCCCAGTTATTTGGTGAAATTAGAAGCCTACTTTTACAGTCTCAAAATAGACATTTAGAGGATAAAGCCCCTAATGGAGCCCAGCCAACTTTCTGGATGTTTGTTTTACCTGGTGGACCTAAAGACCATTATAATCAGGTCTATCCTGGAATCATCATTGGAGACAAGTaagtaagataagataagatattttattggtttaaaatctaaaactacaggattgataccaagacaatcGACATTGGTTATACATAAGCATACAAACTGAGACCTCTTTATTATGTTGGTATATCATTGCTATAGTGTTTAGAGACCTTTTTAATTCGGTAATACCATTACTATATTACTCAGTAAGTAATTCTGGTTGACATGCTTGATATGTTTTGGAAAGAGACTTTGGTATTATCTAATCTTAATAactaatcaaatttatttttcagagaGATAGCCTCAAACATAGAAAAACTACAGAAAGAAAATATAACACATGTGTTGAACTGTGCTCAGGGGACCAAATTTAACCAGATAAACACTTCTTCTGGTTACTTTAAGGATGCAGGGATACAGTACTATGGAATAAAAGCTAATGACATATCAACATTTAAAATGGCTCCAGAATTTGACAAGGCAGCAGAATTTCTAGACAAAGCTCTAAAGGATCAAGGTAAaaaagtaagataacaaaaaaactgaacacccaaggaaaattctaaaaggGAAGTCCTTAAGCTTAAAgctcaaacaaatggataacaactgtttaGCTATTGTATTAAAACAGTTAGAAGATGTGaaat includes:
- the LOC139522699 gene encoding dual specificity protein phosphatase 3-like, coding for MAEYDPQLFGEIRSLLLQSQNRHLEDKAPNGAQPTFWMFVLPGGPKDHYNQVYPGIIIGDKEIASNIEKLQKENITHVLNCAQGTKFNQINTSSGYFKDAGIQYYGIKANDISTFKMAPEFDKAAEFLDKALKDQGNKVYVHCHQGISRSATIVLAFLMLKRGMTLVDALKTVRDNRAVHPNDGFVKQLCILNRQLYEKHE